A DNA window from Daucus carota subsp. sativus chromosome 3, DH1 v3.0, whole genome shotgun sequence contains the following coding sequences:
- the LOC135151397 gene encoding uncharacterized protein LOC135151397: MFSEETPNSNISIKQESDERPNSPNTPQKPVIAQLQATGKQEIKNETSWTNSSRSYVCDEGKSINGCIHTCDNYQQMKDCAVAHEQIVGVPAGDKMKDCALADELIVGVPAGDQAYHENIKTEHEDSYAEIQCNVCHNMSNQTLLLQCDLCDSSSHTYCVGLGDTVPEDDWICQNCTEHAEDEQDLKAVGLSGIDSHSGSKNRCHQNVSSTEANLSIHDIVRESGPYNVERSLPNQSRSPLTNAGDDRTVLISCRNRDSRTRALRENWDKIRQGSLSFSSFPIIKPGELSCGTSSATKSSTSDIIPDQATQDIKKVWKMMKAAKSVEKKKYTNTIPCPSNGSKHPLTNTETPKHFPSVRSMLPSTRHSGDKDKDCKNLKRPFQGCATEKCHDKPQFPKFQKENPSSFRNFEHHPTTYSAESSNFSTKTGQFSVHARIDDESSVNLQTNRSLGSLANANKIHSSSNCSVSLQSVAKPLAAAKQNVHATAPFNVNKVTNVEEHQVDGQAKVLSDAKSEIQTLVKLNLKLSNAQKKLGMALTCKQHL; the protein is encoded by the exons ATGTTTTCCGAAGAAACCCCAAACTCCAACATCTCAATCAAACAAGAATCAGATGAGCGACCAAACTCACCAAACACACCACAAAAACCTGTAATTGCACAATTACAGGCCACAGGAAAGCAGGaaattaagaatgaaactagctgGACTAACAGCTCTAGAAGTTATGTGTGCGATGAAGGGAAATCAATCAATGGATGTATCCATACATGTGATAATTACCAACAGATGAAGGACTGTGCTGTGGCCCATGAGCAGATTGTCGGTGTTCCAGCTGGTGACAAG ATGAAGGACTGTGCTCTGGCCGATGAGCTAATTGTTGGTGTCCCCGCTGGTGACCAG GCCTATCATGAAAACATCAAAACTGAGCATGAGGACTCATATGCTGAAATACAGTGTAATGTTTGCCACAATATGTCTAATCAGACTCTTCTATTGCAATGTGATTTATGTGACTCTTCTTCACATACATACTGTGTTGGTTTGGGTGACACTGTACCTGAGGATGACTGGATTTGTCAAAACTGTACTGAGCATGCCGAGGATGAGCAGGATCTCAAAGCTGTTGGTCTAAGTGGCATTGATTCCCATTCTGGAAGTAAAAATAGATGCCATCAAAATGTTTCATCAACTGAAGCCAATTTATCTATTCATGATATTGTCAGAGAATCAGGTCCTTATAATGTTGAGAGATCCTTACCAAATCAAAGTCGTTCGCCACTAACTAATGCTGGTGATGATAGAACGGTCCTCATCAGTTGTCGGAATAGGGATAGTCGAACACGTGCATTGCGTGAAAATTGGGATAAAATCAGACAGGGATCCTTGAGCTTTTCTTCATTTCCCATTATTAAACCAGGTGAATTATCATGTGGTACTTCATCTGCAACGAAATCATCCACCTCCGACATCATACCTGATCAAGCCACACAAGATATTAAAAAGGTATGGAAGATGATGAAAGCTGCGAAGTCTGTTGAAAAGAAGAAGTATACCAACACCATTCCTTGTCCCTCTAATGGTTCAAAGCATCCATTGACTAATACTGAAACTCCAAAACATTTTCCTAGTGTGAGGTCAATGCTTCCCTCAACACGTCACAGCGGAGATAAGGATAAAGATTGTAAGAATCTTAAGAGGCCTTTTCAGGGTTGTGCTACTGAAAAATGTCATGATAAGCCCCAGTTCCCAAAGTTTCAGAAAGAGAACCCTAGCAGTTTTCGGAATTTTGAGCACCATCCAACTACTTATTCTGCAGAATCTTCAAACTTCTCAACAAAAACCGGCCAATTTTCAGTCCATGCAAGAATTGATGACGAAAGTAGTGTGAATTTACAAACAAATCGTTCACTTGGGTCATTGGCAAATGCAAATAAAATTCACAGTTCTTCTAATTGCAGTGTTAGCCTCCAGTCTGTTGCCAAACCACTGGCTGCAGCGAAACAGAATGTACATGCAACTGCACCTTTCAATGTCAATAAAGTAACAAATGTGGAAGAACATCAAGTAGATGGCCAGGCTAAAGTACTTAGTGATGCCAAGAGTGAGATCCAGACTCTGGTGAAGCTGAATTTGAAGCTTTCAAACGCACAGAAGAAACTAGGTATGGCTCTTACTTGCAAACAACATCTTTGA
- the LOC108214035 gene encoding uncharacterized protein LOC108214035 isoform X1 — protein MVSFKFISLCFMLLLVLRYSYADSQIPQVAAAGNDGIAGAVAGNRNPWAVEKFIIGGVLTPKEAKNGNILGRNMMKRRVLMEEMQNTREMSTTILAGAAHSVGNSCSREGKQKFSSDCRRSSRTSRDRHAARKLKYTSFVALNADYHPPKSHAPKNN, from the exons ATggtttcttttaaatttatcagcCTTTGCTTTATGCTTCTGTTAGTTCTTCGGTACTCTTATGCAGATTCTCAGATTCCTCAAG TTGCAGCTGCAGGCAATGACGGCATTGCTGGTGCTGTCGCAGGAAACAGGAATCCTTGGGCTGTTGAAAAG TTTATTATTGGAGGTGTTCTTACTCCAAAGGAAGCAAAAAATGGCAATATCTTAGGAAGAAATATGATGAAGAGAAGGGTTTTGATGGAAGAGATGCAGAACACAAGAGAGATGTCCACCACAATTTTGGCTGGTGCAGCTCATTCTGTGGGAAACTCATGCAGCCGTGAAGGGAAGCAAAAATTCAGCTCAGACTGCAGACGAAGTAGCAGGACTAGTAGAGATCGACATGCTGCGAGGAAATTGAAGTATACTAGTTTTGTGGCTCTCAATGCTGATTATCATCCACCAAAATCTCATGCACCAAAAAACAACTAG
- the LOC108213465 gene encoding iridoid oxidase — MEGYSSVILIIAVLSILLLKLWMKRKSGATRRMPPGPPAWPVVGNIFDLGTMPHQSLYQLRQKYGPVLWLKLGSVNTMVIQSAKAAADLFKNHDLTFSNRAVPDAMTVWSYNQGSLGFAPYGAYWRILRKICSTEFLVNKQLNKSIELREKCVDKLVHWIEEASAASRDQGGSGEVEPAHLLFLMSFNLVGNLMLSRDLLSVESKEGEDFFRAVNRVMQRAGKPNLADFFPLLKWIDPQSVRRKMKKDLGTAIDIVASFVQDRVQENTAGSHKVKKDFLDMLLEYRGEGKEGPRIISQKNITFIIVEMFVAGSETTSVTVEWALSELIRSPQCMKKAKDELERVIGARRKIKESDIDKLPYLQAVVKETLRLHPAVPLLVPRCSMEDANYMDYFIPVNTQVFVNAWAIGRDSDAWEDPLCFNPQRFLGSSIDYKGHDFEFIPFGSGRRICIGMDLAHRVVHLSLATLLWSFDWELDVSVSLETLDMTERMGITLRKLVPLRAIPQKRELCVDH; from the exons ATGGAAGGCTATAGTTCAGTCATTTTGATAATTGCTGTTCTTTCTATTCTTCTACTCAAATTATGGATGAAACGAAAAAGTGGTGCAACACGAAGAATGCCTCCAGGGCCACCAGCTTGGCCAGTTGTTGGTAACATATTTGATCTCGGCACCATGCCACATCAAAGCCTATACCAACTCCGACAAAAGTATGGACCAGTTCTTTGGCTAAAGCTTGGTTCAGTTAATACCATGGTTATTCAATCTGCCAAAGCCGCAGCTGACTTGTTCAAGAACCACGATCTCACATTTTCTAACCGTGCAGTTCCTGATGCGATGACAGTTTGGAGCTACAACCAAGGATCACTAGGCTTTGCTCCATACGGTGCATACTGGCGCATTCTAAGGAAGATCTGCTCCACGGAGTTCCTTGTAAACAAACAACTCAACAAATCAATTGAGCTCCGAGAGAAGTGCGTAGACAAACTTGTACACTGGATTGAAGAGGCCTCAGCAGCATCACGCGATCAAGGAGGGTCAGGTGAGGTGGAACCAGCACACTTGTTGTTTCTTATGTCGTTTAATTTAGTTGGAAATTTGATGCTGTCAAGAGATCTCCTGAGCGTAGAATCAAAGGAAGGGGAAGACTTCTTTAGGGCAGTGAACAGGGTCATGCAACGGGCTGGGAAGCCTAATCTGGCTGACTTTTTTCCTCTATTGAAGTGGATTGATCCACAAAGTGTTAGGAGAAAGATGAAGAAAGATTTGGGAACTGCCATCGATATTGTAGCCAGCTTCGTCCAAGATAGAGTTCAGGAGAATACGGCAGGGAGCCACAAGGTGAAGAAAGATTTTTTGGATATGCTGTTGGAGTATCGAGGAGAGGGCAAAGAGGGGCCAAGAATTATATCCCAGAAGAATATAACTTTTATCATAGTG gaaatgTTTGTTGCTGGCTCAGAAACTACAAGCGTGACAGTTGAGTGGGCGTTATCTGAGTTAATACGCAGCCCTCAGTGTATGAAGAAGGCTAAAGATGAACTTGAAAGGGTTATAGGAGCAAGAAGAAAGATCAAAGAAAGTGATATCGACAAACTGCCTTATTTGCAGGCAGTGGTGAAGGAAACCCTGAGATTACATCCCGCGGTTCCTCTACTAGTCCCACGATGTTCAATGGAAGATGCCAACTACATGGACTATTTCATACCGGTTAATACACAAGTTTTTGTGAATGCATGGGCGATTGGAAGGGATTCTGATGCTTGGGAAGATCCCTTATGTTTCAATCCTCAGAGATTTTTAGGCTCGAGTATTGATTACAAAGGCCATGATTTTGAGTTTATCCCATTTGGCTCAGGTCGGCGAATTTGCATTGGCATGGATTTGGCTCACCGCGTAGTGCACCTCAGCCTGGCCACCTTGTTGTGGTCATTTGATTGGGAACTTGACGTTTCGGTCAGTCTGGAGACTTTGGATATGACAGAGAGGATGGGAATAACACTGAGGAAGCTGGTACCTCTAAGAGCAATACCCCAAAAAAGGGAATTGTGTGTGGATCACTAA
- the LOC108214035 gene encoding uncharacterized protein LOC108214035 isoform X2 yields MVSFKFISLCFMLLLVLRYSYADSQIPQAAGNDGIAGAVAGNRNPWAVEKFIIGGVLTPKEAKNGNILGRNMMKRRVLMEEMQNTREMSTTILAGAAHSVGNSCSREGKQKFSSDCRRSSRTSRDRHAARKLKYTSFVALNADYHPPKSHAPKNN; encoded by the exons ATggtttcttttaaatttatcagcCTTTGCTTTATGCTTCTGTTAGTTCTTCGGTACTCTTATGCAGATTCTCAGATTCCTCAAG CTGCAGGCAATGACGGCATTGCTGGTGCTGTCGCAGGAAACAGGAATCCTTGGGCTGTTGAAAAG TTTATTATTGGAGGTGTTCTTACTCCAAAGGAAGCAAAAAATGGCAATATCTTAGGAAGAAATATGATGAAGAGAAGGGTTTTGATGGAAGAGATGCAGAACACAAGAGAGATGTCCACCACAATTTTGGCTGGTGCAGCTCATTCTGTGGGAAACTCATGCAGCCGTGAAGGGAAGCAAAAATTCAGCTCAGACTGCAGACGAAGTAGCAGGACTAGTAGAGATCGACATGCTGCGAGGAAATTGAAGTATACTAGTTTTGTGGCTCTCAATGCTGATTATCATCCACCAAAATCTCATGCACCAAAAAACAACTAG